A stretch of Microbulbifer sp. SAOS-129_SWC DNA encodes these proteins:
- a CDS encoding ATP-binding protein, translated as MSFDVAHIALIGVGYIAALFFVAFATSKGWLPSRWVRHPVVYVLSLGVSLSAWTFYGIVDLAWQYGYGVLAYYLGTGAMFLFAPVALEPLARLAQRYQLTSPADLMVFRYHSREAGTLATLFMLLALLPLIALQIQAVAETLALLSRDSAATLSLPDSGVSGKNLIAFFYCMLLAVFTSMYGATRERRAGLSAAMALESVVKLVALLAVGFYAVYGVFGNLAGLDEWLAQNKDMQQLLYTPIKQGSSHTLLLVFIATAVAMPHIFYLSVAERPATATLRHASWGFPLFLLLMALPIFPIMWAGFALDVTEPVQYFALAVPRASGSAPLTILAFIGGLSAATGALVMITLALSTMVMNHWLLPGTRWHSEDNMYRQLVWLRRALVAALFLAGFAFYLLLNNRLSLADLALLAFIASLQFLPGIFAVIHWPRGNRRGFIAGLLAGMAIWACGLLVPSVAGLSGITLPGTELQIPLGMSIWTQVTTLSLAVNVLLFVGISLLTRTSSMEQYAADLCSDESLSQALRLEMDVQSAADFRVRLSESLGAATANQEVNRALQQLGLPDDERRPYALRRLRNKLDANLSGLLGRVLAGQIIDRHFPFVNSDQPATKDIHLIETRLSRYKNQLTGLAAELNNLRLYHRQMLEELPLAACSLGRDGEILLWNYAMHDLTGIAASEVIGSKLDYLAEPWSSLLSEFAASADASRFKQQVNFDGTSHWFNLHKTRVKSRGGKRARPQSGDGQMLLMEDITETQILEQELMHSERLASVGRLAAGVAHEVGNPVTGIACLAQNLQFESDSTEVRDTADQILSQTQRISRIVHSLVNFSHSGSHDTDNRHAPVDLYACVQEAVQLLSLQRDKTQVTFDNAVPEDLIAPGDNQRLIQVFINLLSNARDASPDGGHIQIEGYVARGCACIAVTDDGPGISAEHRERILEPFFTTKEPGQGTGLGLAMVYSIVEEHEGQLELVSPAHPESGRGAKFIVQLPLER; from the coding sequence ATGAGCTTTGATGTCGCCCATATTGCGCTGATCGGCGTGGGCTATATCGCCGCGCTGTTTTTTGTCGCCTTCGCCACCTCCAAGGGCTGGCTGCCGTCGCGCTGGGTGCGCCACCCGGTGGTCTATGTGCTGTCGCTGGGCGTATCGCTGTCGGCCTGGACCTTCTACGGCATCGTCGACCTCGCCTGGCAGTATGGTTACGGCGTACTCGCCTATTATCTGGGCACCGGCGCCATGTTCCTGTTCGCGCCAGTCGCACTGGAACCGCTGGCGCGGCTGGCGCAGCGCTACCAGCTGACCTCGCCGGCGGACCTGATGGTGTTCCGCTACCACAGCCGCGAAGCCGGCACCCTCGCCACGCTGTTCATGCTGCTGGCGCTGCTGCCGCTGATTGCGCTGCAAATACAGGCGGTGGCAGAAACACTGGCGCTGCTGTCCCGCGACAGCGCCGCAACCCTGTCACTGCCCGACAGCGGCGTCAGCGGCAAAAACCTGATCGCGTTTTTCTACTGCATGCTGCTGGCGGTGTTCACCAGCATGTACGGCGCCACCCGCGAGCGGCGCGCCGGCCTGTCCGCCGCCATGGCACTGGAGTCGGTGGTCAAGCTGGTGGCCCTGCTGGCGGTGGGGTTCTACGCCGTGTACGGCGTGTTCGGCAACCTGGCCGGCCTGGACGAATGGCTGGCGCAGAACAAGGACATGCAACAGCTGCTCTACACCCCGATAAAGCAGGGATCCTCCCACACGCTGCTGCTGGTATTTATCGCCACCGCCGTGGCGATGCCTCACATCTTCTACCTGAGCGTGGCCGAGCGCCCCGCCACCGCGACACTGCGCCACGCCAGCTGGGGCTTCCCGCTGTTCCTGCTGCTGATGGCGCTGCCGATCTTCCCGATCATGTGGGCCGGGTTCGCGCTGGATGTGACCGAACCGGTGCAGTATTTCGCCCTCGCCGTCCCCCGCGCCAGCGGCTCCGCGCCGCTGACCATTCTCGCGTTTATCGGCGGCCTGTCGGCCGCCACCGGCGCGCTGGTGATGATCACGCTGGCGCTGTCGACCATGGTCATGAACCACTGGCTGCTGCCGGGCACCCGCTGGCACTCGGAGGACAACATGTACCGCCAGCTGGTGTGGCTGCGCCGCGCGCTGGTGGCGGCGCTGTTCCTGGCCGGTTTCGCCTTTTACCTGCTGCTGAACAACCGCCTGTCGCTGGCGGACCTGGCACTGCTGGCCTTTATCGCTTCGCTGCAGTTCCTGCCCGGTATCTTTGCGGTGATCCACTGGCCGCGCGGCAACCGCCGCGGCTTTATCGCCGGGCTGCTGGCCGGCATGGCGATCTGGGCGTGCGGCCTGCTGGTTCCGTCGGTAGCGGGCCTTTCCGGCATCACGCTACCCGGCACCGAACTACAGATTCCGCTGGGCATGTCCATCTGGACCCAGGTCACCACCCTGTCGCTGGCAGTCAACGTGCTGCTGTTCGTGGGGATTTCACTGCTGACCCGCACCAGCAGCATGGAGCAGTACGCCGCCGACCTGTGCAGCGACGAGTCGCTGAGTCAGGCGCTGCGCCTGGAGATGGATGTGCAGTCGGCGGCGGATTTCCGCGTGCGCCTGTCGGAAAGCCTCGGTGCCGCCACCGCCAACCAGGAGGTGAATCGCGCCCTGCAGCAACTGGGCCTGCCCGACGACGAACGCCGTCCCTACGCGCTGCGCCGCCTGCGCAACAAGCTCGACGCCAACCTGTCGGGACTGCTGGGGCGGGTACTTGCGGGACAGATCATCGACCGCCACTTCCCCTTCGTGAACAGCGACCAGCCAGCCACCAAGGATATTCACCTGATCGAAACGCGCCTGTCGCGCTACAAAAACCAGCTCACCGGGCTGGCGGCGGAGCTCAACAACCTGCGCCTGTACCACCGGCAGATGCTCGAGGAACTGCCGCTGGCGGCCTGTTCCCTCGGCCGCGACGGCGAGATACTGCTGTGGAACTACGCCATGCACGACCTCACCGGCATTGCCGCCAGCGAGGTAATCGGCTCCAAGCTCGACTACCTGGCCGAGCCCTGGAGTTCGCTACTGAGCGAATTCGCCGCGTCTGCCGACGCCAGCCGCTTCAAGCAACAGGTCAACTTCGACGGCACCAGCCACTGGTTCAACCTGCACAAGACCCGCGTCAAGAGCCGCGGCGGCAAGCGCGCGCGACCGCAGAGCGGCGACGGGCAGATGCTGCTGATGGAGGACATCACCGAGACCCAGATTCTCGAGCAGGAACTGATGCACAGCGAACGGCTGGCCTCGGTGGGCCGGCTCGCCGCCGGCGTCGCCCACGAAGTGGGCAATCCGGTCACCGGCATCGCCTGCCTGGCGCAGAACCTGCAATTCGAGTCCGACAGCACGGAAGTGCGCGACACCGCCGACCAGATCCTCAGCCAGACCCAGCGCATCAGCCGCATCGTGCACTCGCTGGTGAACTTCTCCCACAGTGGCAGTCACGACACTGACAACCGGCATGCACCGGTGGATCTGTACGCCTGCGTGCAGGAAGCGGTGCAGTTGCTGTCGCTGCAGCGCGACAAGACCCAGGTGACCTTCGACAACGCGGTGCCCGAGGACCTGATCGCGCCGGGGGACAACCAGCGCCTGATACAGGTGTTCATCAACCTGCTCAGCAATGCCCGCGACGCCAGCCCCGACGGCGGTCATATCCAGATCGAGGGCTACGTGGCGCGCGGCTGCGCCTGTATCGCCGTCACCGACGACGGCCCGGGGATCTCCGCCGAGCACCGCGAACGGATCCTGGAACCCTTTTTCACCACCAAGGAGCCGGGCCAGGGCACCGGTCTGGGGCTGGCGATGGTCTACAGCATCGTCGAGGAGCACGAGGGCCAGCTGGAGCTGGTCAGCCCCGCCCACCCGGAGAGTGGCCGTGGAGCGAAGTTCATCGTACAGCTGCCGCTCGAGAGATAA
- a CDS encoding sigma-54 dependent transcriptional regulator produces the protein MSHILIVEDEAIIRTALRKLLERHRYKVSEAGSVREATNKYRFSDLDLIISDLRLPGAPGTDLLKLAGDVPVLIMTSYASLRSAVDSMRMGAADYIAKPFDHDEMIATVRRVIGKAEQNRAQAPTGKESGRTIAGMIGDSPVMRDLYSRIHKVAPTDATVLVHGETGTGKELVARAIHEESRRAGKALISVNCAAIPETLIEAELFGHEKGAFTGAQSAREGLVAAADGGTLFLDEIGELPLEAQARLLRVLQEGEVRPIGAVESRKVDVRLVAATHRNLRQLATERKFREDLYYRINVVQMTLAPLRERGKDVLAIAEHLLEKFCAKVERPTLKLSPEAIQAVTTYTWPGNVRELENAIQRAVILTEDNSAEIDHRTLDIDLDLVPVEEADPERRPRSRHTDPREDLSLEDYFARFVIEHQDTMSETELAKKLGVSRKCLWERRQKLGIPRKKSRRTAEV, from the coding sequence ATGAGCCACATCCTGATCGTCGAAGATGAAGCCATTATTCGGACGGCGCTGCGCAAGTTGCTGGAACGGCATCGCTACAAGGTCAGCGAAGCGGGCTCAGTGCGCGAGGCGACCAACAAATACCGCTTCAGCGATCTGGATCTGATCATTTCCGACCTGCGCCTGCCCGGCGCCCCGGGCACCGACCTGCTCAAGCTCGCCGGCGACGTACCGGTCCTGATCATGACCAGTTACGCCAGCCTGCGTTCCGCGGTGGATTCCATGCGGATGGGCGCCGCCGATTACATCGCCAAGCCGTTCGATCACGACGAGATGATCGCCACCGTGCGCCGGGTGATTGGCAAGGCCGAACAGAACCGCGCCCAGGCCCCGACGGGCAAGGAGTCCGGCCGTACCATCGCCGGCATGATCGGCGACAGTCCGGTGATGCGCGATCTGTACAGCCGCATTCACAAGGTGGCGCCCACTGACGCCACGGTACTGGTACATGGCGAGACCGGCACTGGTAAGGAACTGGTCGCGCGCGCCATCCACGAGGAGAGCCGCCGCGCCGGCAAAGCGCTGATTTCGGTCAACTGCGCGGCGATCCCGGAAACACTGATCGAGGCCGAACTGTTCGGTCACGAAAAAGGCGCCTTTACCGGCGCCCAGTCTGCCCGCGAGGGCCTGGTCGCCGCCGCTGACGGCGGCACCCTGTTCCTCGACGAGATCGGCGAACTGCCGCTGGAAGCCCAGGCGCGCCTGCTGCGGGTGCTGCAGGAGGGCGAAGTGCGCCCGATCGGCGCGGTGGAATCGCGCAAGGTGGATGTGCGCCTGGTGGCGGCCACCCACCGCAACCTGCGCCAGCTGGCCACCGAACGCAAGTTCCGTGAAGACCTCTACTACCGCATCAATGTGGTGCAGATGACATTGGCGCCACTGCGCGAGCGCGGCAAGGATGTGCTGGCGATCGCCGAGCACCTGCTGGAAAAATTCTGCGCCAAAGTGGAGCGCCCCACCCTCAAGCTGTCACCGGAAGCCATCCAGGCGGTAACCACCTACACCTGGCCGGGCAATGTGCGCGAGCTGGAAAACGCCATTCAGCGCGCAGTGATCCTGACCGAAGACAACAGCGCCGAGATCGACCACCGCACCCTCGATATCGACCTGGACCTGGTGCCGGTGGAGGAGGCGGATCCCGAGCGCCGCCCGCGCAGTCGCCACACCGATCCGCGCGAAGACCTGTCGCTGGAGGATTACTTCGCCCGCTTCGTGATAGAGCACCAGGACACCATGAGTGAAACCGAGCTGGCCAAGAAACTGGGGGTCAGCCGCAAATGCCTGTGGGAACGCCGCCAGAAACTGGGTATTCCGCGCAAGAAGAGCCGCCGCACCGCCGAGGTCTGA
- the pcnB gene encoding polynucleotide adenylyltransferase PcnB has product MLNTLISSLKRWRKPAKPAGPRIVARSDHNLSRRDISRAALTVMKRLQDAGFQAYIVGGGVRDLLLGGHPKDFDVATDATPEEAKSLFRGARIVGRRFRILHARIGREIIEVTTFRGHHSEGEAHEAQQSEHGMLLRDNVYGDLESDAVRRDFTVNALYYTINGFEIHDYTGGVQDIEQRLIRMIGDPSTRYKEDPVRMLRAVRFAAKLDFQIEAKTAAPLRELAPLLRNIAPARLFDEVLKLLMSGHGERTFELMREHGLWRHLFPDNAALLDDSSALALTRLALRNTDARIRADKRVTPAFLYAALLWPAVRNEQQHLVDKGTPPVPALAQAAQKITAAQLVHTAIPKRFSLPMREIWDLQLRLPQRNGSRAQRLSEQSRFRAGYDFLLLREESGEIAPGLGQWWTDFQQADAEQRQQMVQKLQRPGGSKGGRRRGRGSRGGRRRNPQNE; this is encoded by the coding sequence ATGCTCAACACCCTGATCAGTAGTCTCAAGCGCTGGCGCAAGCCGGCAAAACCCGCGGGACCGCGCATCGTCGCCCGCAGCGACCACAATCTCTCCCGCCGCGACATCAGCCGCGCCGCGCTGACCGTCATGAAGCGCCTGCAGGACGCCGGTTTCCAGGCCTATATCGTCGGTGGCGGCGTGCGCGACCTGCTGCTCGGCGGCCACCCGAAAGATTTTGACGTCGCCACCGACGCCACGCCGGAAGAGGCCAAATCGCTGTTCCGCGGTGCCCGCATCGTCGGCCGCCGCTTCCGCATCCTGCACGCGCGCATCGGCCGCGAGATCATCGAGGTCACCACCTTCCGCGGCCACCACAGCGAGGGCGAGGCGCACGAGGCGCAACAGTCCGAGCACGGTATGCTGCTGCGCGACAATGTCTACGGTGACCTGGAGAGCGACGCGGTGCGCCGCGACTTCACCGTCAACGCCCTCTACTACACCATCAACGGTTTCGAGATTCACGACTACACCGGTGGCGTGCAGGATATTGAACAGCGCCTGATCCGCATGATCGGCGATCCCAGCACCCGCTACAAAGAAGACCCGGTGCGCATGCTGCGCGCGGTGCGCTTCGCCGCCAAACTGGATTTCCAGATCGAGGCAAAGACCGCCGCGCCACTGCGCGAGCTGGCGCCGCTGCTGCGCAACATCGCCCCCGCGCGGCTGTTCGACGAAGTACTGAAACTGCTGATGAGCGGCCACGGCGAGCGCACTTTCGAACTGATGCGCGAACACGGCCTGTGGCGGCACCTGTTCCCCGACAACGCCGCCTTGCTCGACGACTCCTCCGCCCTGGCACTGACACGCCTGGCGCTGCGCAATACCGACGCGCGTATCCGCGCCGACAAGCGCGTCACGCCGGCGTTCCTGTACGCCGCCCTGCTGTGGCCCGCAGTCAGGAATGAACAGCAGCACCTGGTCGATAAGGGCACCCCGCCGGTGCCGGCACTGGCCCAGGCCGCACAAAAGATCACCGCCGCGCAGCTGGTGCACACGGCCATTCCCAAGCGCTTCTCCCTGCCGATGCGCGAAATCTGGGACCTGCAATTGCGCCTGCCGCAGCGCAACGGCAGCCGCGCGCAGCGCCTCAGCGAGCAATCGCGCTTCCGCGCCGGTTACGACTTCCTGCTGCTGCGCGAAGAGTCCGGCGAGATAGCCCCCGGGCTCGGCCAGTGGTGGACCGATTTCCAGCAGGCCGATGCCGAACAGCGCCAGCAGATGGTGCAGAAACTGCAGCGCCCGGGCGGCAGCAAGGGCGGACGCCGCCGCGGCCGCGGATCCCGCGGCGGGCGCCGGCGCAATCCGCAGAACGAATAA
- the folK gene encoding 2-amino-4-hydroxy-6-hydroxymethyldihydropteridine diphosphokinase: protein MARAYIGLGSNLAEPQRQLRSALDAIAALEETRLLRCSSFYRSAPVGPAGQPDYINAVAELETALAPLHLLDRLQAVEAAHGRERHVRWGARTLDLDILLLDAQRIDTPRLQVPHPRMTERNFVLVPLAELEPDLQLPSGESIQALLRQCPENRLEKI, encoded by the coding sequence ATGGCCCGCGCCTACATTGGCCTCGGCAGCAATCTGGCCGAGCCACAACGGCAACTCCGCAGTGCACTCGACGCCATCGCCGCGCTGGAAGAGACCCGGCTGCTGCGCTGCTCCAGCTTCTACCGCAGTGCACCGGTGGGCCCTGCGGGGCAGCCGGATTACATCAACGCGGTGGCCGAACTGGAAACCGCGCTGGCCCCCCTGCACTTGCTCGACCGGCTGCAGGCCGTTGAGGCCGCCCACGGCCGCGAGCGCCATGTGCGCTGGGGTGCCCGCACTCTCGATTTGGATATACTGTTGCTCGACGCGCAGCGCATCGACACGCCGCGCCTGCAGGTCCCCCACCCGCGCATGACCGAACGCAACTTCGTGCTGGTGCCGCTGGCAGAACTGGAGCCTGACTTGCAACTGCCGTCAGGGGAATCCATACAGGCACTGTTGCGGCAATGCCCGGAAAACCGCCTGGAAAAAATCTGA
- a CDS encoding deoxynucleoside kinase, with the protein MVNETGENHPDEPNLSGKTLPRFIAVEGNIGVGKTTLAKKLAATFNYDTLLELPEDNPFLERFYRDPKSAALPTQLHFLLQRSQQIQALRQDDLFKPVRVSDFLIEKDQLFAEVTLDSDELALYQQVYQHVTLQAPKPDLVIYLQAPLEVLQERIRTRGIAAERAIGNEYLATLNDAYTNFFHYYDEAPLLIVNSEDIDIVDRPQDYRQLVEYMLTINSGRHYYNPGN; encoded by the coding sequence ATGGTCAACGAAACCGGCGAAAACCACCCGGACGAACCCAACCTGAGCGGCAAGACGCTGCCGCGATTTATCGCCGTCGAAGGCAATATCGGTGTCGGCAAGACCACCCTGGCAAAAAAACTCGCCGCCACTTTCAATTACGACACATTGCTGGAGCTGCCCGAGGACAACCCGTTTCTCGAGCGCTTCTACCGCGACCCCAAAAGCGCCGCCCTGCCCACGCAGCTGCACTTCCTGCTGCAGCGCTCACAGCAGATCCAGGCCCTGCGCCAGGACGATCTGTTCAAGCCGGTGCGGGTCTCCGACTTCCTGATCGAAAAGGACCAGCTGTTCGCCGAAGTCACCCTGGACTCCGATGAGCTGGCGCTGTACCAGCAGGTTTACCAACACGTCACGCTGCAGGCACCGAAACCTGACCTGGTGATCTACCTGCAGGCGCCCCTGGAAGTACTGCAGGAGCGCATCCGCACCCGCGGTATTGCCGCCGAGCGCGCCATCGGTAACGAATACCTGGCGACGCTGAACGACGCCTACACCAACTTTTTCCACTACTACGATGAGGCTCCTCTGCTGATCGTCAACAGCGAGGATATCGACATCGTCGACCGCCCACAGGACTACCGCCAGCTGGTGGAGTATATGCTCACCATCAACAGCGGCCGCCACTACTACAACCCGGGAAACTGA
- the panB gene encoding 3-methyl-2-oxobutanoate hydroxymethyltransferase, whose product MYAPTALEKTVTIQTLRKMKAAGEKFITVALYDAPMAAMAQKTGVEAVLIGDSLGMTVLGYESTIPVTMEQMIYHVEAVARGNRKSLILGDMPFMTYATPEQALTNATRIMQAGAHMVKIEGGAWLAETVRMLTDRGIPVCAHLGLTPQSVHKLGGFRVQGRDEETAGEILDDAAALDEAGADLLVLECVPAALAKRITESVAMPTIGIGAGPHTDAQVLVINDILGLTEQPPKFSKNFLIEAGDIPGALSKYAADVKNGVFPDDAHTFN is encoded by the coding sequence ATGTATGCACCCACTGCCCTGGAAAAAACGGTCACCATCCAGACGCTGCGCAAGATGAAAGCCGCCGGCGAGAAATTTATTACCGTTGCCCTCTACGACGCGCCGATGGCGGCGATGGCCCAGAAGACCGGCGTCGAAGCGGTATTGATCGGCGACTCCCTGGGGATGACCGTGCTCGGCTACGAAAGCACCATCCCGGTGACCATGGAGCAGATGATCTACCACGTGGAAGCGGTAGCGCGCGGCAACAGGAAATCCCTGATTCTCGGCGACATGCCGTTTATGACCTACGCCACCCCGGAGCAGGCGCTCACCAACGCCACCCGCATCATGCAGGCCGGCGCGCATATGGTAAAAATTGAGGGTGGCGCCTGGCTCGCGGAAACGGTGAGGATGCTCACCGACCGCGGCATCCCGGTGTGCGCCCACCTGGGGCTCACACCGCAGTCGGTACACAAACTGGGCGGCTTTCGCGTACAGGGCCGCGACGAGGAAACCGCCGGGGAAATTCTCGACGATGCCGCCGCCCTGGACGAGGCCGGCGCGGACCTGCTGGTACTCGAGTGTGTGCCCGCGGCGCTGGCCAAGCGCATCACCGAATCCGTGGCCATGCCCACCATCGGCATCGGCGCCGGCCCGCATACCGACGCGCAGGTATTGGTCATCAACGACATCCTCGGCCTCACCGAGCAGCCGCCCAAATTCTCGAAGAACTTCCTGATTGAAGCGGGCGACATCCCCGGCGCGCTGAGCAAATACGCCGCGGACGTCAAGAATGGCGTTTTCCCCGACGACGCCCACACCTTCAACTGA
- a CDS encoding thioesterase family protein, which yields MHFDQLLEPCRNGGDTQIPTSWGQGRATFGGLVAAMLYEKIAAAAGTDASLRSLTFSFVAPVASGAVTLSADVLRAGRSVTQVEGRLMQDGKPALAALAAFGSARQSGIRVDCDRAPVFKAPEDCPALPSIPGVVPEFTRHFDYRIARGQLPFSGSSDPQLGGWVRFTDSEDAAVSVPQLLALIDAWPPALLPMLGKPAPASSLTWTLELTEPLPTHGGGDWWQYLAEVEQAADGYGVISARLWDADGKLVAFSRQTVTVFD from the coding sequence ATGCACTTCGATCAACTACTCGAACCCTGCCGCAACGGCGGCGATACGCAAATTCCTACCAGCTGGGGCCAGGGCCGCGCCACCTTCGGCGGCCTGGTGGCCGCGATGCTGTATGAAAAGATTGCAGCCGCTGCCGGTACCGACGCGAGTCTGCGCTCACTCACGTTTTCCTTCGTCGCACCGGTTGCCAGCGGGGCGGTGACGCTCAGCGCCGATGTGCTGCGCGCAGGCCGCTCGGTTACGCAGGTAGAGGGTCGGCTGATGCAGGATGGCAAACCGGCGCTGGCGGCGCTGGCCGCCTTCGGCAGCGCACGGCAATCGGGTATTCGCGTCGACTGCGACAGGGCACCCGTTTTCAAGGCGCCCGAGGATTGCCCGGCATTGCCATCGATCCCCGGCGTGGTACCCGAATTTACCCGACATTTCGACTACCGTATCGCCCGCGGCCAGCTACCGTTCAGTGGCAGCAGTGACCCGCAGCTGGGCGGCTGGGTGCGCTTCACAGACAGCGAGGACGCAGCGGTGTCCGTGCCCCAGCTGCTGGCCCTGATCGACGCTTGGCCGCCGGCATTGCTGCCGATGCTGGGTAAACCCGCACCGGCCAGCTCGCTGACCTGGACGCTGGAGTTGACGGAACCACTGCCAACCCATGGTGGCGGCGACTGGTGGCAGTATCTGGCCGAGGTGGAGCAGGCCGCAGACGGCTATGGCGTCATCAGCGCGCGGCTGTGGGATGCCGATGGCAAGCTGGTGGCCTTCAGCCGCCAGACCGTGACCGTGTTCGACTGA
- a CDS encoding DUF3291 domain-containing protein, which produces MSAHFHLAQVNIARARGSLDSDIMRGFVEQLDAINALADRSPGFVWRLQTDDGDATSIDAFGDPRIIVNMSVWESLSTLKDYVYAGDHLKLLQNKKSWFEKMAAPSLALWWIPAGTLPTIDDARRALAALQEGGSTAAAFTFARPCPPPESVPGPTPSPQSA; this is translated from the coding sequence ATGTCCGCACACTTTCATTTGGCCCAGGTCAATATCGCCCGCGCCAGGGGCTCCCTCGACAGCGACATCATGCGCGGCTTTGTCGAGCAACTGGATGCGATCAATGCACTGGCCGATCGCAGCCCCGGCTTTGTCTGGCGGTTGCAGACCGATGATGGCGACGCGACGTCAATCGACGCGTTTGGCGATCCGCGCATTATCGTCAATATGTCGGTGTGGGAATCACTGTCGACACTGAAAGACTATGTCTACGCCGGCGATCACCTGAAACTGCTGCAGAACAAGAAAAGCTGGTTCGAGAAGATGGCAGCACCGAGCCTGGCCCTGTGGTGGATTCCCGCCGGTACACTGCCGACCATCGATGATGCCCGACGGGCGCTGGCCGCACTGCAGGAGGGCGGTTCCACTGCCGCGGCGTTTACCTTCGCGCGCCCCTGCCCACCACCGGAATCCGTGCCTGGCCCGACACCGAGTCCGCAATCGGCGTGA